The Tolypothrix sp. PCC 7712 region TTTTTCAACTCCTATTATCTGCGCTCCTACAGAAGCTAAAAATAATGCTAATAATATAAATAAAAACTGATTACTTTGTTCATCTCCAGTGCGGCGAAAAAACTGTTTTCCTACCCAGTCAAAGCCAAATAGAACTACTATAGAGTAAATAGCTAAACCGCCTAATAAAGTTGCCAAGCTAATAGCTGAGAATTCCCCACCATGAATTCCCACACAAATTGCTAGTACTAATAAAGCACCTGTATCGGTAAAAATAGTAGCACCGATTGTCACAGTAACGGCTTCATTGGTAACTACTCCCAAACGGCTGACAATGGGGTAAGCCAAAAGAGTATGTGAGGCAAGTAAAGAACCAATTAAAACCGAAGCATTCCAACTAAAATTAAATAAACGCCCGGCAGCAATTCCTGCAATCAATGGTACTAAAAAAGTTAAAGCTCCAAAACCTATGGAGCGATTTTTAGTTTTACGGAACTGTTCTAAATCAATTTCTAACCCTGCTACGAACATCAAATAAATTTTGCCAATATCCGAGAGCAGTTTGATAGTATCAGACTCAGAATCTAACAACTTTAAGCCGTTTTGTCCTAAAACCACACCTGCTATTAGTAAACCCACTAATCCAGGTAATTTCAACCGTTCAAATATTGGAGGTACAGTAAAGATTACTGCCAAAAGAATTGTAAAGGCAATAATAGGAGTTTCTGCTAATGAGCTTAGATTCATTTTTAAACAAGAAAGGTATTTGGTAAAATTAAGCATTCTAAAATTAATTTTAGAATGCTTATAACATAACAATTTGATATTGTTATTTCACAAATTGTTATGTTTTCAGAAATAATATTTTATAGCTTAAAGGGTGTAGTAGTTTTTGTAATTCTACCTTGAGATAGTGTTTCTTATATCTATAGGAAGAAATAATCTATGCAAACTGAATATTTAGTTAAGTTTGATATAGCCAGATTATTTAAATATTTGATAATAGCAAAATCTTGCCAATAAATTATGATTATTATATCAAATTTAAAAAATAATGTGACAGATTGTAGGGGCAAGGCAATGCCTTGTCCTCTAGAATATCATTGATTTGTCGCAAACATTATTTGATGTGGTATTAGATAGCAGAAATATTTAATTTTTGAAGAAAGTAATACAATTCCCAAAGGCTTTTTCCAGCAACTTGTTGCCTAGCTACGCAAGTATTTTCCCATACAAGTAAAATATTAATCTAGAAAAATCTTTAAACTGAAGCGTTCTGCATGGTTCCTATCAATGATAATTTTAAGCATTGGGAGACCTTAGAAATGGAAGTTTATGAACGCAGCCGACGATAAAACGATTGTTCGTGAGTATTTTAATTCCACAGGGTTTGACCGATGGAAGCGGATTTATGGCGATGGCGAAGTTAACAAAGTCCAGCTAGACATCCGCAATGGACATCAACAAACAGTGGATACAGTAATCGGCTGGTTAAAAGCTGATAACAATTTAGCAACCTTGTCAATTTGCGATGCTGGGTGTGGTGTAGGTAGTCTCAGCATTCCTTTGGCAGCAGAAGGTGCTAAAGTCTACGCCAGTGATATCTCTGAAAAAATGGTAACAGAAGGCAAGGAGAGAGCCTTAGAAGCTTTGGGAAGTTCTGAAAATCCTACCTTCGCTGTGCAAGATTTAGAATCCTTAAGTGGTAGTTACCATACTGTGATTTGTTTGGATGTTCTCATTCATTATCCTCAAGATAAAGCCGATGAGATGATTTCTCATTTATGCTCATTAGCACAATCACGGTTAATTTTGAGCTTTGCACCTAAAACCTGTGCGTTGACTCTACTTAAGAAAATTGGTAGCTTCTTTCCCGGCCCCAGTAAGACAACTCGCGCCTATTTGCACCGCGAAGCTGATGTCATCAAAATTTTAGAAACTAACGGCTTTGCTGTACAGAGAAAATCCTTAACTAAGACTCGCTTTTACTTCTCACGTCTCTTAGAAGCGACACGTGTTTAAGGCACTTCCAAGAATACTACATTGTTAATTGTTGACTGTTGACTGTTAACTGTAAACAGTCAACAATTAGCAACTTTTACGCAGAATAAGTAAGTTGGTGGAAATAAAGCAAACTATGTTAAAAAACGTAAATAGGCTTGAAATCCTTACCAATGACCAATGACCAAGGACAAATGACAGCCTCAGCCAGATATCTTTAATTTCGCCAACCTACTTATTTGATTGTTAGGTGTTTTCTTCATTATTGTGAGCCATAGAAAGTTTTATACTTTCTTTACAAGATTCTTGCTAGCTTTGTGCAATTACTGGAACCTCAGCCAAAGTAAGGTTAGAATCGCAAGCAAGGTTCAACTCTGAGATGGAACTATGAAAACTGCTGAAAAATTAGCCGCAGGTTGGCTACTCACACTCGGATTTATGTTTTTAACCCTATCAGTCTCAGCAGGAATTGAGAAACATAATATGTTGAAGCCAATCCCATCAGCAATAGAGGAGGATGATGGGCCGAACTTTGTTAATAAGGAGGCGTTGTATCTACTAGATACTACTGCTAGGCAAGGTCTAATTTTCGGAGTTCCGACTTTAATTTTGGGGGGATGGCTCAGTTTAGGATTATATCGTCAAAGCAGGCAAGAGAAGAAAGCCATAAATCAACAAATGAACGATCGCCTGCAATCCATTTTCTATCAAATGCTACAAGAAAATAGGGGCAGAATGACCCTTGTCGGCTTTGCAATTAAATCAGACTTACCTGCGATCGCAGCTAGGCAGTATTTAGATGAGAAAGCTAAAGAATTCAATGCTAATTTTAAGGTAACCGAAGACGGCGGTATATCATATCATTTTGAGATTTAACTGAAATCTCTGTTAGCGGTTGACTGTGATTTACCGCTAGCCCATACCTTAATTTACAGCTAGGTCTAATGACGCAGATTTTTTTAAGCATAGCTGCCATTTTAGGCGGTTTATCTGTTGCCGGCGGAGCCTTTGGTGCCCATGCTTTAAGGGAAAAAATTAGTGAGCGATCGCTCGAAATTTTTGACACTGGCACTCGTTACCAAATGTACCACGCTCTAGCACTGTTAATAGTAGCGCTGCTACTGAGTCGTACCGAGTCACCGCCAGCCACTCTTGTAGCAAGTGGTTGGCTGTTTATTATTGGTATTGCTATTTTCTCAGGAAGTCTGTACGCCCTGAGCTTGACTGGTGTGAAATCTTTAGGCGCGATCGCACCTATCGGAGGCGCAGCTTTTATCGCTGGTTGGGGTGCATTAGCGATCGCTGCTTGGGGTTTGAAATTTTAGATTTTGAGACAATTAGGAGTTAGAAGTGAAAAGTGAAATTTTCTAACTCCTAATTCTTGAGCATTTTAGAAGTAGAAATATTCATCACAGAATTATCGAGCCAGATTAGGGCTACGAATAAAGACTTTCAGCTTTGCAATATATTTTATTTGGAGGTTGGTTAAAGTAATTTAACAGCGCTGGACATAGCCAACCTTGCATCTTTTTCTTACTCCAAGAATACCAGTGACCGTTATTTTCTACTCTTAACCAAAATAGTTCTACTTGATAACCAGGGAAAGGATAAGCAGAAAATACCAGTTTGAAACCTTCATCAACATGAGCTACATCTTGAACTAGAGTATCAACTATTTCAGGTGTACCACTGATAAATGGTTCTTGGGCTAATCCCATATATTCATCATCAAATACCCATGTTTGAGATATTCGATATGGATAAATCACCATTAATGAGTTTGCCATGATTTTAATTTGGTTGTAAGTGAATTTTTGACAGTAATTGCTAGCAATATATATTAGTTTTTTAGCTACAAAAATGCTTTTTTATTAATTAATGGTTGTTATAGAAGAGAATCTTTCATTTTTGCTAACACTACGTTTTGAAGTTAATTGAAAGTTCCAAATAGGGCTAGAGAACGACAAGCTGTAGATAACACTGATATAAGAAAAATCCAAAAAAGCCGCAGCTAGTCTTGGAAAGCTGGGGGATTAACTATCTAATCTCAAGATTGTAACAATGATATTTCATTAGTGACACTGTTATTTAAACTGAATTTGCAATAAAGCCAAAATTCTCGGTTTTACGTGAATTTTGTGCTAATTCAGTTTAATTACTGAGTATTAAATTAGAGATACATTAGTAAAGTTGACGAAAATAAAAAGTATAATTCCTAACGCTTAAGGACGTAGTTAATTTTGCAACAAGTATATTTAACTAATATAATTCAATAGTGTTTAAGGTTATAAGGAAATCTTCCGTAGGGTGTGTTACGGCTAAGAAAGGATTTGGAACACAGAAACAATGAAATTTAGCCGTAACGCACCATCCATGCAACGGTACGTTAGGCGATAAAATAGTTATTTCGTGACAAATCATATTGAAAATCAGCGCCCTTCAAAAGGGGGACTTTGATAAATGTTTTCTAGTTACCCCCTTTTTTCAAGGGGGGTTAGGGGGGATCTAATTCTATGCAGCCTCATAAATAATTGGTAAGTAGTTAAACATAATTAATTACACAATGTCATTGCGAATGGAGCAAAGCGGAATGAAGCAATCGCAAGGGCTGGGATTGCTTCGCTGCGCTCGCAATGACTGTAATTAATTTTGCGTGGTTACTTATTACTGCCCCACATCTAAAGTAAAGTAGAAACTCTTGTCAACAACTTTATTACTGCCATCATATTTAATAATAGGAATCATAGCTTGGTGCATTCCTGGTTCAACTTTCCAGCTTTGAGAGAAATTGCCGACTTTATGACAAACACCTGCGTTAATTGGGAACTGGCTAGGAGTTGATAGAAACTTTTGATAATTCTCAACTCCATTTTTGAAAAGAAAAGCTTTTGCCTCTAATTTATTCAGGCTGACTGCATTAGGTACGCAATAGTTGAGA contains the following coding sequences:
- the bchM gene encoding magnesium protoporphyrin IX methyltransferase, which translates into the protein MNAADDKTIVREYFNSTGFDRWKRIYGDGEVNKVQLDIRNGHQQTVDTVIGWLKADNNLATLSICDAGCGVGSLSIPLAAEGAKVYASDISEKMVTEGKERALEALGSSENPTFAVQDLESLSGSYHTVICLDVLIHYPQDKADEMISHLCSLAQSRLILSFAPKTCALTLLKKIGSFFPGPSKTTRAYLHREADVIKILETNGFAVQRKSLTKTRFYFSRLLEATRV
- a CDS encoding DUF423 domain-containing protein → MTQIFLSIAAILGGLSVAGGAFGAHALREKISERSLEIFDTGTRYQMYHALALLIVALLLSRTESPPATLVASGWLFIIGIAIFSGSLYALSLTGVKSLGAIAPIGGAAFIAGWGALAIAAWGLKF
- a CDS encoding DUF6717 family protein; amino-acid sequence: MANSLMVIYPYRISQTWVFDDEYMGLAQEPFISGTPEIVDTLVQDVAHVDEGFKLVFSAYPFPGYQVELFWLRVENNGHWYSWSKKKMQGWLCPALLNYFNQPPNKIYCKAESLYS